The genomic region ACTTCGGTTAGTGTAAATAGAGTTCATTGGACTCTCCCTGTTTGATGTTTATTAACTCTCAGGCTCAACGGCTCATGCTGTTGATCGCACTGATCATTACCTTAAACAGGGATTTTTATTTTATCTTCTTCGTTCTTTAAAAGCATGGATTAGATTTATCGCTGCGCTCTAATCCATCCTTTTAAAATCCCTTGAAGTACAGTACAAGGGTATTTATAGCTGCGGTTAACTTTTTTAGTAGGGCCCCGAGGGCTCCTCGGCCACCGGAGGGTGCTGCCACACAGGCGATAAAAATATCTGGGGCTCCGCCCCAAACTTCACTTAAGGTTCTGCCGTACGGGCCAATAATTTTTATCCGCCTGTGTGGCAACACCCCTTAAGAATCCCTACACTCGGAGCTTCGCTCCAAGGCTTTACCGTCATACCTTCGGCATGAATATCATTTTTTAACAATAGCCACCGGATAAATCCGGTGGCTACCCTACTACATACCTTCGGCATGTGCTTAAGTTCCCACCCAATACGGGGAGCTCGAAGGGCAGCGCTGCCTCGTGTGCGAAGCAACAATAAAACAGTTAACGACGGAATCGAGAGCCGAGGAAAAAACTTTAAGGTTTACCACTTTCGTAGAGATTTTTAATTTCTTCTGAAGCGAGGGCGGAGGAAAAAATAATAAATTCATCCATGCGTCCATTAAAGCTACGTATGTCTTTATTGTTCTTTGGATTATTACTCCAGTTAGCGATCTCGCTATTGCCCAATTTTATTGTTTGGGATTTGATGATTTCACCGGAGTCAATTAATGCTCCATTGAGGTACTGACGTATTGCTTGATTCTTCGAATCATAAACCATCGCTAAGTGAGCCCATTCGCCCATGGCATCCAGTTTTATGACTTGTGGTGAAAAAACGTTGTAAGCAGAATCATAATAGTTGCCAGAGCGGTTTGCTGAATGTTTGGCACCAAGGATCATTTCTCCAGAATCACTCAATTGCCAATGCAGTGCCCCCGCCTTGAATCCGTCAGTGAGTAAGAGCGAACTGAGCCAACGATCAAAACTATCTATTTTGACCCAGCAAGTCATGGTCATAGCGTCGTATTGGCCAGGAATATGAAGGCGAATGCGATCGTTAATGGATTTGAAATCGAGTGATGATTTACCTTTCCAGCGTCCCTCAGACCATTGAGCACCAATGATAGCGCCTTCCATTTCTCCATGGCTAGCTTGGTTTTGTAGGCTTCGTTGCCAATCATTTTCTTTGCGGAAATCATAGAGCAAGACCAAGTCATTGCGATTCTTGAGTTCTTCTATATGGCTTTGCCACTCAGCTTGGCGAGCTTGAAAATGATCTTCTTTTAAATTACCAATTTGGCGGTAGGAGATGAAGTCATCACGTGATGCGATTTCCGAAAGTAATTGATTCTGATTATCCCAAGAAATAGAGTCGTCTTTCAGTAGAGTTTTGAGTTTTTTGTTGTCATGATGGATTTCAACTTCGCCATCAAGAACATGGACTTCGGGGGAAGGGCTATTCATATCAATAGCAAATTCAGTACCGAGGTCGTGGACTTGCATATTTCCCGTGTCTACGATAAAGCCTTGAGCGGTCTCAGGGACTTTAACGTGCATTTTTCCCGAGAGGCAGGCAACTTCCATGGCACTCTTGACATTGATTTCTGCGGGGCCTTCTAAAACCATGGTAGCACCCGAGAAAAATTCGATTTGGAGAATACCGGATTTGAGTGTTATCAAGCCAGGATTAAGGGCTTTAGTTTTCTGAATATCCTTGCCAAAATCAACATTGATCATCTTGGTGATTTTAGCCACAGCATTATGTTTAAAGTCAAGAGTTTTTTCTTCCGTTAACTCAGGAATATTATTTTCTTCAAGAAGTACTTCTTGATTTTCGCTAGGCTGAAATACGAGCGCAAGATTAATGATAAAAAGCGCTGCTGCAGCATAGATCCATTTATTGGCTTTCTTCTTTACTTTTGATTGGGGAAAAGCAATGATATCATTTTCAGCATCGGCAATCTCTTTTAAGCCTGCATCAATATTTATATACTCGATCAGTTTTTGGCGAGCGTCTGCGGAATCCGCAAGAATTTGCTCGAGTTCAATGGATTCTTTATCGCTGATGAGGCCATCGCAGTAGGAGGCAATAAGTTTGTCGCGTTTATCCATGACTAGGAGCTCCATTTTCTTTGACGCATTGCATCAGCTTAATACGAAGGCGGTCAAGCACTTTGTAAAGAGATCCCGGTGAGCGCCCTTCATTCTCGGCGAGTTCTTTGATACTAAGGTCTCGAGAGTAAGACTGGATGAGTAAATCCTGCTGCTTTTGTTCAAGTTTAGCCACACAAGTTTTAAGGGAGAGGCGTTGTTCGCTGAGTTGATCTTCCATGTTTAAACATTCTTCTGCAAGTAGCTCTAGAGTTGCATCGGAGAAGACGTGGCGATCACGACTTTTTTTACGACGATATTTTAGGACTTCAAAGCGTGCGACCATACTGGCCCAAGCTGAGAAACTGCTGCCAGGCTCAAACTGATCAAATTTCTTCCAAAGCACCATACTAGTTTCTTGAATGACTTCATCGACATCAAACCAAGTGGGCAAAAGTTGACGCAAGAAGGCGCGCAAAGCGGGCAATGCTTTGCCGTACTCAGCAATAAATAATCCATAATTATCTTTATCAGTCATAATTGTATCCAGATGATTCTTTTTACTATTATACTCCCGCCTAAATCGAAATTGCCCGCTCTTTTTAACTTTTTTTTTAATTCATGAGCTAAAGAAGCTTTTTTTTTAATCATTTGAACTAAGGTAAGTGAAATTACCTTGAGGATAAAAGTGAATTCACGAGCATTAGAATTAATCAAGAAGCTAGAATTAAGCGAGCACCCCGAGGGGGGCTTTTTTAAAGAGACCTGCCGGTCGGACCTAAATGTGTTTTCTCCCACTGCAGAATCCGAAAGATCTGCAGTGACTGAGATTTACTTTCTTTTATGCAAAGGACAAGTCAGTCGCTTTCACAAAGTTCTTCACGATGAGTTTTGGCATTTCTTCGAGGGCGCCCCCTTGCGACTGATTGATGGTGATATGGAAAGTTTTGAAGAAGTTATTTTAGATCCAGCAAACTGTCAGTATCAGCATTGTATCCGCGGTGGACGTTGGCAAGCAGCGGAAAGCACCGGAGATTACACTCTTGTAGGCTGTACAGTAGCACCCGGCTTCGATTTTGCCGACTTTTCCTTTTTATCGGAAGACGAATCCGAAATAATACAGAATGATTTTGCGCAATACGCAAGATTTATTTAAAGGGCCTCTGCTAAGGTGTATAAATACTTTGCTTATGGCTTAAATATCAGCTCAGAAATCGAGCTTAATGAACTCATTGCTAAAGATTTCTCTGAGGATGCTGTTCTTGAGATCGTTTTAGCTGAAGTTCCCGAGCAAATCACGGGTCAAGATTGGTATGGTGGTTGGTGGCAAGCTAATGATGATGAGCTTCTTTTTTATTATACAGACGTTATTAAAGCCTTGGTATCTCGCGATGGAAAAAAAATAAGTCTAGAAATCCTCACCGAAGATATGTTTCAGCTTCGTAGTTTTCTCTATAGTCGTGTTTTGAGCGCGTGCCTCTTGTTAAGGGGTTATTTTTTACTTCATGGTGCTTGTGTTAAAATTGGTGATAAAGCGGTGGGTTTTTGTGGGCCTTCAGGCGTTGGAAAATCCACCTTAGCTCTAGGCTTCATGAATCAAGGTGATACAGTTTATTCCGATGATGTGATCGCTTTGAAAATCGAAGAAGGGAAATTGATGATGTACCCCGGTTTCCCCCGTTTACGGATTACTGAAGAGACCATGAATGAAAGTTCAATGAAAGCTAAAGCATTTGAAGCTATTGATCATTTCCCCACAAAATTAAATTATGTAAAGAAGTTTAATTTTTGTACGCAAGTAATCGAATTAAATGAACTACTTATTTTAAATCCTAGTGAATGCACAAAGCCAAATTTAAGGAATGTCAGTGGTTGGGAAAAATTAAATATTTTTGAAGAAGGGCGCTATCGAAAAACTTTAGAAAAATTGATTTATCGAGATGAAGAAATGCTCAAGAGACGCACAAAGGTCGCTAATGTCGCTAAGTGTCACTACCTAGATCGATCCAGTAATTATTACTGTGTAGAAGATATGATCGATTATATCTTACTGGAGTTCAGTTAAAAATCCTTGCGCTTAGTTATGTTTTTTTTTGCCGATGATTTATAGAGTTCTTCACAGGCAATAAGTGAATATGCGGGGATGAAAAGCTTGTCATCTTCACGAGCTTTTTTGAGGTAGTCCTGATCTATGAAAGGGAAGTTAAAGTCTTTGTTTCGTTCATTTTCGAGTGTATCCCAAATTTCCTGGAGTCCGGGGATGATACTGCCACCAATACCCTTGTCATAATTATAACGTATTGACGCCGGAGTAAGGTCGGCCATGGATTCATTACGAAAGAGGTAGCGATTTTGGTTGAGATAGATTTTGCAATGAGTGGGTAATGAATTAAAAAAATCTATAAGATGAATATCCATCAGCGGATAGCGGTATTGCAGGCCGAATTCAGCAGCTAATTGATAAGACTCTTCAAAGCGCTGAGCGGTATGGGTGCGGTTAGGGAGCAAGTATTTGGTGTATTCGTAAGTACTTTTTCTGGGCAGGCCTAGACCCTGTTTTTGGGGAGCTAGGCGAAATCCTGGTTTAAGGAATTCTTGGTCGCCTGAACTATCGAAGAAGGTAGGCTTGCTCTTAAAGAAGTATTTATAAATAATATGACAGAAAGTATAAGGCCAGAGCTTAGGGCGATAGTTTTTGGCTTCGCGGTAGAGGTGGGCCCATTGACGGTTTTGGATAAATTCTGCATGCGCACAGCTTGTAGCGCGTTGGCTGACGCCTTCGTCGCCACCAAAGCCAGAGAAAATGATTTCAGCTCCTGTCTTTCCTGCCGCTTGCATCAGTTGGCGAGCGTATTCATTAACCCCTGCACGGGGAGGCTGGGCAAGTACTTTCGTGACCCAGCGACAGTCATCGGCTACATTAGCGCCTTTCTTTGTGATTAGTTGATGGCTTATCTTGGAGTGCATCTTCAAGAAATTATTTACTAAATGGCGCTCGTCATCTCCACTCTCCGCAGCATGTGTAAAAGCCTGAATGGGTGCGCCTATTTGTGAAGCGATTGCTGTTATGGAGCTTGAGTCAACTCCGCCGGTAAGTTCACAGGCTAGAGGTGTACCATCTTTGGGAAGTCTTTGTTTAACGGCGAGAGTCAGTTTTTCTCTAAAAATCCGACAAGCCTCTTCTCGTGAGATATCAATGGTTTCTGGTTTAGTCATTTCCCAATAGGGGCTGATTTTTAGCTGACCATTGTTGACTGTCAAAATGTGAGCAGGAGGCAAACGAAAAATATTTTCATAAGCGGTTTCGTGTTGCTCTTCTTCCCAACCATTTAAATAGCGTATGACCCAATTATCATTGATTTGAGCAGTGAATTCTGGGTGCTTAACTAAATTTTTGAGTTTTGTGGAATAGAAAACTTTGCCATTTTGAAAGCTGTAGAAAAAGGGGATAATCCCCAAATGATCACGGGCGCCAAAGTACTCATTGGTTTTTTGATTATGAATGAGAAAAGAGAAATCGCCATAGAAATTTTTGACACAGTCTTCTTGATGCTGCGAGTATAAGTCTAAAATGTATTTTTCTTCGTGATTGCAGAAGGCCTGAGGGAGTTCGCAGGTTAAACTGATATCGCCTTGGATGCTGATTTGGGAGTGAGAAATCATGGGTTTCATATGTTGCTTATTAAACCTACTTTAAGATGATTATTCAGAGGCACGATGCATCGCATACGAGATGGATGCTGTCCCCTCGAACTCCCCTTGCAAGGATTTGCCAATCCTTGACCAGGCGATTAGGGTTTTGACCGGCTTTAGGATAATTCTTTACTTTAAAGCCTTTTTGACGAGTTCAAAGCATTCAAGGCGAGATTCTGATTGGCTTGGGCGAGAAAGTTTAAAGACTCGCAGCTCTTGCAAGATAGTGAATGACTGTTGATTGAACTGCTGCTCTAAAGCCATGGCTTCGATCACGGGACGATGATAATAAGTCTCCCAGAATGTTTTGACTTTTTCGAGGCCTTTCACTTCTTCGATGCGGGGAGAGTCTAAGGTCTCATCCGTTTCTAGATAGATCAGGAAATCTAATTTAGATTCTTGATCAAATTTTTGATTGCTCGTATCTAATTTGTATTTTTCTTCATCATCCCAAAGTTTAGAAGTTAGTAATGAATCAAATTGGTTGAAGTCTAAGTCATTTTTCCATAAGCGAAGAAAGGGGAAGCCCGGTAAAATATTATTGTTCTTGTTATCAAAGCAGATGATCTCATCACAGAAAAAAAGCGCACCCGCTTGATGAAACTGCGCGGCCAGGCTGGATTTTCCTGAGCCCGAATCGCCACAAAAAGCGATGTGTTTATTGTGCCATATACAGCTATTGCCATGTAAAAGTAAATGTCCCCGCTGCAGGAGTAAGAGCCCAGTCACAAAGCTATGGAGATAGCCTGTAAAGGAGAGTTTTTTATTGTGCAGTTCGTAGTGAATCGTTTCGCCATTTGAAACTAAGAAATCGGCGATGCCGTCGATTTTTAGCAGCGCTTTACTTGAACTGAGCTTCAGGCAAGCATACATTTTCTGACTAGCTTTGGGAAAAGTCAGCTGATGGGAAGAGCTTAAGTTTGGCGGCGAGCCTTTGAAGTACGCGGCCTGGGGGCAAGCTTTAGACATATTTTGATTACTTGATTCATTTCAGTATGTTAAAGAGTTCTAGATCTAGAAAGCAAAGCCGCCATTGAAATGCAGCGAGGACTTAGCTTTATTCTAATCTCCGAATTTATAGCGCATTTACTTGAAAATCCAGTAGAGTTCTCTAAGTAGGCACAAGTAGAAGTCATTAGAGATGTGTTTTATGATTGAAGGTAGTGCTTCCCCTGCTTCCCATTTTTGCCTGGGGCGTCTTCATGGTCCTTAGCCTTTTTCCCTCCTGCCGTTAGTTTGATGTTTATAGCCCTTATGGAGGGAGGCTGCCATTTTGATTTCGTATTCATGTTGATATGCCTTTAGTCGTTTTTTTATGTCATTGGTGAAATGAACTAAGTCGTTCTTGATACAGTGCCCATTCTAATAATAATTGGCTATGCTTAATTTTAAAAGCTTTTGATTCTAGCGGAGTTTTATTCTTTTCAAGAAATGAATTGAAGGCATCCTGAAGTCGGTCATTAGGATTGACGTCGGGAATCAGTTTATACAGTCGAGTTTTTTGTACTTTGAGCTGATGAATTAATGTTTCGAGCTCATCAAAGTCAATCTGGCCTTTGGTGAATTTTTTTAGTAAGCGGCATTTAAAGTCGCCACAGATATCGGGGCGTTTTTGTTCGTAAACAGTACAGCTTTGATCAAAATAGCTACAGGGTTGCTTGAACCAATAAGAGTCATCGATGATCTCAGTTTCCATTTTGGGGAGTAAGATTTCATCTTTGAAAGAGACTGCTCTTGTAAATAGGGTGCCATCGCAACAAAAACCACAATTTTTGCAGAGTTCTTGTTCTTTGTTTTCAGGTATAGCCATTAACTATTGTGTGATCAAAGTTTTTTTCTCGAGCATATCGAGGATAAAGCTCATGCAATCTTTTTCACATTGATCTTTTGGTACATCAAACTGCTCAAGAAGCAGGGGTACTAGTTGACCTAAGGAAGCGGGTTCTTCGAGCAGTTCCCAAATGATGGATCCTATGGGGTCAAGTCCAAAATATTTGCCTTCTTCTATGCTCATCATCACAATTTCATCGTCAATTTTACTTGAGATGATTTCCGGATTTCGAGCCAGGATTGTATCAGTAGTCAATTTCATGTTTTTTCTATAATTTGGTTACTATATAATTAATTGTAATATTTAAAATAAAGGTTTCAATATGTGGGCTATTAATAGAAGGTGAAATTGTAAAATTAAAAAGGGTCTTGTTTTACCTTGTCGATGATGATATATAGTTTTTATTAAAATTTTAGGAATAAAGATGCAGGACGATTTTGTTGAAGTAACCCAGCTATTTGTGGATAAGGAGATAGCTTTCCTTGTGAATCTAGCCGAGGGGTAGCACCCGTTGCTTATCGAGTCTTTGAAAATGTATTCAAGCAGGATTTTAGGGATGCCTTATGGAAAGAACTTAGAGATAAACGTGACGCCTTTAGTGATTCGGAAGTTTATTCTACAGAAGGAGGCGCTGTGGATAAGGGAGTTCGCGATTCCGAGTGTCTTTATGGGAAATCTTTGGGTGGGATAAAAGAAGTATTTCTAGAAAAAATCTGTGATTCTTATGAATCAGTCGAAAACTTTTTTGGTAGCAAGGCATCAAGTCTTTCTCCAAAGGAAATTGAATTAAATGTTTATCATAAAGGAGTGGGCTTTAAACGTCATACTGATAAAGGCAAAGCAGAAGGTGATATTGGAAGTCGTGAAATCACTTATCTTTATTATTTCTATAATGAGCCAAAAGCTTTTGAAGGTGGAGACTTAGTGCTCTTTGATACAAATAGAAAGACAGGAGCTTGTGGTGATGAGTTTACGAGAATTGCAATCAAAAATAATATGCTTTTATTTTTCCCTAGTGATTGTTGGAATCAAGTGACTCAGTTGAAATCGGAAGGCGCGGATTTCTATTCGGGGCGTTTCACGCTAAATGGTTGGATGCATTCAAAGCCGTAAATGGATTGTAGGTCATTGGTTTTCCTCATCTATGAGTCACTCAATAGTTCAGTATTAGTGAAAAAGAATATTCTTATTAAGAATTCATATAAACCAGATTTGATGGCGCCAATTATGGATAAATATATTTGTCAGTACACTGCTTATTGATTATAAAAATGCGATCACGGATCATTATTTTGGTTAAATGGGCAGAGATTCATTTAAAATAATAAGAGTTGCCTTCCACCTTGCGGAATATAACTTCATCTTTAAAAGATTCGCCTCTGGTAAATGAGGTGTTGTTACGCAATTTCATACAGCGTCTTGATTGGTAGGAGTAGTTCACTTCTTTAGAAGTGAATTTGCACTGCCTATTGTTTTTAAGAGCTTCGAAAATTTGACGGTGAGGATCTAGCTAGCTAAGCCAATTCCACGATCTTTAGGATCAGTACTGTCCGTTTTATTAGGTTTAAACCATGTTTCTACATGTCCTGGTACCGCTCCGCCTAAGGTGCCTGATCGGGTGTTCACAGTTGTAAGTTTGGGAGGTGTCCAAATTGATTTTTTCATTTAAAACCTTTCGAGTTTGAGCGTTTTTTTGTATTATTACGATGATAGCGTGGTATGTTTGATAAATTTATCATCATTCAAAGTTGCCCGAGAATGCTATTCACAAGAGTTAGCTCTGATGAATGAGGTGCCGTAGCAGCGAAGCCACTTCTATTACAGCGCTCTTGCTCTAGGTTACGTTCGATATATTTATTTTCTTTGGGAAGGTATGAAATGAATTTTAGTTCTTGGCCGTATTGACACATGGCTATTTGATGAACTAAAAAATTGATATTATCTCTTAAATCTTGAAAAGCTTGAGTCAATTTCTCGATGTTCGGCGTCAATATTGTATCCGTTAGCACGTCAGGCTGGGCTATGGTTTCAATATGAAGTTTTGTCAGTCTAGTCATGTTTTTAATCTAAATTTTATGTTTGATTTAGGTCGAGACTCATTCTGAATTGAGTAAGGATGAATAAGGACCGCTTGCCTTAATTAATTCTTGGTGGGAGCCGGATTCGACTATTTTTCCTTGGTCGAGGACGAAGATTTGATCGGCGTCTTTGATGGTGCTGAGATTGTGGGCAATGATGAGGGTGATGATATCTTTTTTATTTTCGAAAACGGCTTTTTGGATGAGGCACTCATTGATGGCGTCCAAATGGCTTGTCGCTTCATCTAAGATAATGAGGTCAGCATTGGCCGCAAAAGCACGAGCAAGGCAGAGGCGTTGTTTTTGGCCGCCAGAGAGTTTGATGCCATTTTCCCCCACATAAGAATCGAGACCCAGCTCGAGGCTTTGAATGAAATCAAAAATTTGAGCCCGTTTACAGAGCTTGAGCAATTGTTCGTCATTCAGGTTTGCATCAGCATAACGGATGTTATCGCGAATTGTGCCATCGAAGACGAAGCTATTCTGATGAACAATGGCGAGATGATTGATGTAATCATCTTTGTTGAGTTCTTGGATGTCGCTATTATTGACGAGAATTTGTCCTGAAGAGGGCTGTTGGAAGCCACAGATGAGATCGGCGAGAGTACTTTTCCCCGAGCCACTAGAACCCACAAGAGCGTAAGTCTTTCCTCTTTCCATAGAGAAAGAAATATGGCTGAGTGTGGGAGTGTCTTTGATGTATTCAAAGGATAAATCCTTGATTGCGACCGTTTCGATTTTTGAATTCAACGTGGCTTTGTTTGAGTCGGGAGGATTATCAAGATCTTCTTCTAAAATGAGGTGATAGCGCTCAAGGCAGGTGAGACCCGACTGAGTCGCACTAATAGAAGAAAGGATATTAAAGATAGGACTCATCAGCTGAGCGGCAAAAAATTGTACCACGACTAATTCACCTAGGCTCATTTTTCCACGAATGATCATAATGGCGCCACCCGCGAGGATGAGTGAAGCAGCAATGGCGTGCATAAAGGACCAGAGGCTATGAATTCCTTGGATTTGCAGGTTTGATTTGATCTTGGTGTTATTAAGGTCGCGATGACGCTGGCTGTGATTCTCAATTTCTTGTTCTTCTTTAGCATGGGAACGGACTGTGCGAATACCTTGGAAGATCTCGCTGAGGAAGCCATGGATGACCGCTTGCTTCTCGTGCATTTCTTGGTAGAGGGGGCGAGTTTTTCGGGTGAGGTACATGCAGAGCACTGTCAAAACGCCAAGAATGAGGATCATGCCAAGTGAAATCATGGGGCTCAAATAAAAACAATATGCGAGAATGATAAAAAGTCTTAGTAGTGCATTAGCGGGGGTGAGGATGATTTGATTCGCTAAAGAAGTGATTTGGCTGATATCATTGGTGAAGCGTGAGATCAGTTCACCCGATTTGGTTTTGTTGAAAAAATTGAGGGGCAAGTGAAGCACGTGGCGATAGAGCTTGTCTTGTAAGCTATGGTTAAAGGAAGTTCGAAAGCGAAGTTGGATATGCTTTTGAATAATGCCGAGAACTTCACTCAAAGTATAAGCAGCGAAAAGCGCGGCGGCCCAGAGCAGGATCGCATTTTCGCATTCTTGTGCGGGAAGCGCATTTTCACCCGTGAGGTATTGATCGACAATTTTCCCGCTGATTAATGCGGGGATAAGGCCGAGGGCATTGGCAATTATCGAGAGCAGTAGTGAGCCGCTCATTATCTTTTTGTAGGGAGCTATCTGCTCAAAGAAAGCTTTCATTTGATTGAGGAAGCTTTTGCTAAAGAAAAATTCTAGTCGTTTACGCATCGTGGGGCTCATGGGTGAAGCTATTGATAACGGTGTATTGTTCGATGCCATTATCGCCAGTGACGATGTATTGATGATGACGCAACCAGGCGTGAGCTTTCATTTCTCCCTTTTCTTTGAGTAGGCCAAGATAAAGGGTGGAAGAAAGATTTTTTTTATTGAGAATCCTGTGGCCGGCAATGGCCTGTGGGAAACACACACATTTCCAGGGGAGAAGTTCAGCAATGCGAAAGATGAGTCGCTTGGTCATTTTGATTTCAGGACTTATTTCTCGGCTTGCTTTCGAAGACTCGGATTCTTTCTCGCCGAATTTTCCCGCAAGAGTTTTAAATTCTTGACTTTTTAACTGCATGCAAGCCAGGCAAAGTTCCAAAAAAACTTCTAGTGCTAAAAGTTTAATTTTCATGGGGAGTTTGATGAAGGTGAGAAGGCTTCTGAGCATGCTTGGTTTCGAATTAGTTTAATTAGATTTTATTGTAAACCGAGGAGGACTAAAAATCAATAGTTCCCGAGAGAGACTGTGAGTGGATTTTGATGCTCAGCAGTGTATAATGCGCGGATTTTAAATAATTTGACTAAGGGGCCGAACAATGGCAGATGTATTAGCAAAAATGACGAGTGGTTTCCCCGAGTGGTTGCCCGCAGCAAAGAGACAAGAAAAACGTATTCTCGATATTGTAGCAAAAGTTTATGAGAGTTATGGATTTACTCCAATAGAAACGGCCGCAGTGGAAAAAGTCAAGAATTTGGCCACGACTGGTGATGTCAGTAAAGAGATTTTTGGTATTCACCGCTTAGCGGGTGAAGGCCAGGATATTAAAGCTGAATTTGGTTTGCACTTTGATCTGACTTTACCTATGGCGCGCTATACAGCCGATAACTTTGCGAAGCTCCAGTTTCCTTTTAAGCGTTACCAGATTCAAAAAGTATGGCGTGGTGAACGTCCACAAAAGGGGCGTTACCGCGAATTCTACCAGGCGGATATTGATATCATTGGTGATGGGATATTGCCTTTGCATTACGAAGCTGAAGTCGTGCAGGTGATTTACGATATTTTTAGCCAAATCAATATTGGTGACTTCACCATTAAAATCAATAATCGCAAACTCCTCGAGGGACTCTATCGTCAGCAAGGCGTAGACGACATGAATGCGACTTTGATTATCGTTGACAAAATTGATAAGATTGGCAAGGACGAAGTTGTGCGCCTCTTGATTGAAAGTGGCCTCAGTGAAGCTCAGGCAGTCTTTTGTGCGGAACTCGCAGGAAAGAAATTCTCGATTTCACAAGCTTTGGAATTTATTAAAGATTTAGATACCAGTGACGAACTTTTAGCCGCAGC from Lentisphaera profundi harbors:
- the hisS gene encoding histidine--tRNA ligase, translated to MADVLAKMTSGFPEWLPAAKRQEKRILDIVAKVYESYGFTPIETAAVEKVKNLATTGDVSKEIFGIHRLAGEGQDIKAEFGLHFDLTLPMARYTADNFAKLQFPFKRYQIQKVWRGERPQKGRYREFYQADIDIIGDGILPLHYEAEVVQVIYDIFSQINIGDFTIKINNRKLLEGLYRQQGVDDMNATLIIVDKIDKIGKDEVVRLLIESGLSEAQAVFCAELAGKKFSISQALEFIKDLDTSDELLAAAQNELETIFSNLSHLPDGAVIFDLSIARGLDYYTGSVYECVIDGLESYGSVCSGGRYDNLAEKFSKKTLPGVGLSIGISRLLYVLFETERLTALAPTPVQTYVVLFDESQRPKANAMAAEMRAAGINVEVAPSVKKFGKQIQFAEKRGAQFIVIPEEDRTDQMKNLLTGDQEDFSIEKMGTFLNA